CCCGTGCTGCCACTGACTGTTCATCACATTTCTTTCTCCACACCATCAAACAGGAACATGGGAATTTCTCATCTTGATTGCACATCATGATTGATAAAGAAACTTCAACGGATTCCAGCATTTGGTCTCTTCAACAGACCTCTCAGGTAGGGCTAGTATCTATcttacagaggaaggaaggaaggctcaAAGGGAGAAAACAGCCCCCAAAGTTAAAAGGCATGTGGGGAACAGAGCCATAAAGCACAGCATGCTATGCTTTTCCGTGACATCCTATGTCCCCGCTTCGCATTTCAGCAACTGCTACTAACAGAGACAGGGGCATCACCACCCTCAATAGTAACCTGCCCTCCATACATATCATCTCAGTCATAACTTCAATGATTCCATGAAAGTGTTGCACATAGTCCAAATGAGGTAACACACATTCAGAGTTAAGTGGCCAACCAGGGTCAGACCAAGAataagaaacagagaatagattCCCATCCCATCTCCAGGATGCCAAAGcccagaagattaaaaaaaaaggtgttgaTGGTGAGGGTGGTGAGGAGAATGAAAATGATATGCCCTGAATGATAGAGTGCTTCCCAGTTTCCAATGTTCTCACGTCCATGGTGACCCATTGGAATGATCTTCAAAGACAAAGGGATCCAGAGCACTGCATACACCTGGAGACCCCTGGACACAGCTGGCTCCTCTCTGGAGAAGCTATTCCTCTTCCATCTCCCTCAATATGCCCCCGCACACTtgaacacatgcacacaggcactCCATGAGTCCATGAAATCCTAGTAGGTGCATGATCCCAAAAGTAGCTCCAAAAAAGAGATAATCCAAAGTGTTGCTCTATGTTTACTATAAAAGGAACTAAATGTGAAGCAGTCCTTTCCAGTGAATCCCCCATTCAGTATCATTCAGACAATCCATGGCAAAAACTTGTCACATTACAGGAATCTAGAATGCAGACTACGGCCCCACTCTGACACCTCACTACCATAGACCACAGTCCTCATATCTGCAAACCTGCACTTATAGCTGCTAGTGAATCTCAGTGACCTTTCAAAGTATAGAGAAAACAGACCAGTAGCAAACTGTACTAGTCAGAGCTTAATTTCATTTAAGCAAGATTCTGCTCCAATTTCTCTCCTTGAAGGAAATCAGAAACCAAACCAGCATCTCTGACTTCCTGCTTCTGGGCTTCTCTGCACACCCTGAGCAGCAGCCTCTCCTGTTCGGACTCTTCCTGGGCATGTACCTGGTCAGCGTGTTGGGGAACCTGCTCATCATCATGGCCATTGGCTCTGACCAgcacctccacacccccatgtacttcttcctggccaacctgTCCTTCGTCGAGACCTGCTTCACCTGCACCATTGTCCCCAAGGTGCTGGCGAACATCCTGACACAGCGCCACGCCATCTCCCACACTGGGTGCCTTGTGCAGATGTACTTCTTCATGGCGCTGACCCTGCTGGATGACTTCCTGCTGGCCGTGATGGCATATGACCGCTACGTGGCCATCTGCCTTCCTCTCCACTACACCACGATCATGTGTCCCCAGCGCTGCCTGCTGCTGGTCGCCGCATCCTGGCTCTGCTCCCACCTCCTGGCCTCCTTGCTCACCCTCCTCATGTCTCAGTTCTCCTTCTGTGCCTCTCATGCCATCCCACACTTTTTCTGtgatcttctccctctcctcaaaCTTGCCTGTTCAGACACCCAGAtctttcaggtcatgatgtttGCTGAAGCAGCCCTCTCAGGTGTGGTCCCTCTCACCTGTGTCCTGCTCTCTTATGCCCACATCATCCACACCATCCTCAGGGTCCCCTCTGCTGGGAGGAAGCACAAGGTCTTCTCGACCTGTGGCTCTCACCTGTCAGTGGTTACTCTCTTCTACAGGACGCTCTTTCTGGTGTATTTCCAGCCCTCATCCACCTATTCAGCAGAAATAGGAATGGTGGCATCTGTAGTATATACGATGGTCacccccatgctgaacccctttatctacagcctgaggaacaggGACATGAAAGGGGCCCTGTTGGGACTCTTTGACTCAGAAAGATGCTCTGCTCAGTAGAGGGTCCTTCCTCAGACTGGAAGCTCAGGCTCTCTGAAATGCCTTCTCCCTGCACTTCCCCATTGTAATTTTGAAAACTCAAGTTCAAGCAAGatggatgctcaacatcacaaccAGGTTTAACAAACAGAGAATGCCTCACTGGCCAGAATTACAATCAGAGCTACAGGACAGAGCTGTACCCCTGGAAGATGAGTGGCAAGTAACCCTACAGGGTGACTTGACTAGTGGTATAGGTGTCCAAGCAGATCCAAGCCAGAGAGTAGGAATCACCAAGAATGACACCAGACAGAATTCGGGTGCTAGGAGGAAGCCAGGTAGCACCAGTTCAGCCTGGGACTAACAGGTCCCACTTAGCTACAAGAAATGCTCACAACCAGGAAGGCTCAAGTGCTCAGAGTTTCAGGGACCATTTCCAAGCCCAACTTTGGAAACAACTCACTGATAGGGACTAACCTACCCATGGAGAAGGCTGCAACAAGAAGACACGCTATTTGCTGGGGCTAAGAGGACAAGAAACATTTGAGGAGAAGAAACTAGGCACCGACACTTCAGAGGACTGGCCCCAAATCACACATCAGGGATCAGATCTAAGATTCTGACAGAGAGTAATTATTAGTTATGGACAAGTCCTTGATTCTTTGGCTTTTAAACGCTGGTTTATTTCATATGTCTCACCTACAGAATAATCCATGCTTACTATAGTAAATTTGTAAACtataagaaataggaaaaaagaaaaaagaaaacactatttctccatataaagaaaaccactggtaatattttacaatattttctgCCTGTCTTTTTCTAATGACTTTTTGTCTTTGCTGAGAAAATACTGCTggcacaaatatatatacttttttgctTAATCTCATGAGTTATCTCCATATTATTATCTCTTCCTGGACATTTGGCTCTCTGAAAGTACATCAGAATAAATATCCATAACATGTACGGTATTTCACCATTGTCGAATGATTAGAGGGTTTCTAAGCTTTCACTATTACAAGTAATGATGCAAAGAACacctctgaaaaatattttcatgtgttcataatctgttatatttaatatttttaaaagtagaatatcTAACCTTTATAGGACCCTTTATCCATTCTGCAAAAATTCCCAAATGAGGGTGCCCTTTTGTCTACATCTTCTCCATATTTTGATGTTCACACTGTACCCTTAATTATAAATGATATGATAGCTAAATGGTATCTCCTtgctttagttttaatttctttgattgtTGGTGAAggcactgttttccacagtctGTTaaccattttcttccatttcattcttttattatttttttatgttttgagagagagagagaaagcatgagtgcaaacaggagaggggcagagagagagggagagagagaatcccaagcaggctccacactgccagcacagaacctgatgtggtgcttgatctcatgaaccctgagatcatcacctgaggcaaactcaagagtcagatgcttaaccaactgagccactcaggcatccctattgtttttttaactgaagtgtagttgacaaGGGCAATGCAAATCTTAATCTTGGGGTTctaagttt
Above is a window of Panthera tigris isolate Pti1 chromosome D4, P.tigris_Pti1_mat1.1, whole genome shotgun sequence DNA encoding:
- the LOC102971653 gene encoding olfactory receptor 1G1-like translates to MSSQRVSGRANPISFLEVSETEAGQHVQEIRNQTSISDFLLLGFSAHPEQQPLLFGLFLGMYLVSVLGNLLIIMAIGSDQHLHTPMYFFLANLSFVETCFTCTIVPKVLANILTQRHAISHTGCLVQMYFFMALTLLDDFLLAVMAYDRYVAICLPLHYTTIMCPQRCLLLVAASWLCSHLLASLLTLLMSQFSFCASHAIPHFFCDLLPLLKLACSDTQIFQVMMFAEAALSGVVPLTCVLLSYAHIIHTILRVPSAGRKHKVFSTCGSHLSVVTLFYRTLFLVYFQPSSTYSAEIGMVASVVYTMVTPMLNPFIYSLRNRDMKGALGKLGEREASHEQMWKNNAGQYKRSTEEYKKTYCIPPMGTGLQLEKYDSMIEPGPGQDQGHEDGSEQHVTPGKTRKAIWSSERSYH